In Streptomyces dangxiongensis, one DNA window encodes the following:
- a CDS encoding DUF5709 domain-containing protein: MDSADGWGDDVYQPDPSEIPEDSGVLDVEDTLDFDGIAEPLDRGWSPPERPWAVEHIGVTAAERKAGESLDQRLAEELPDLATPSGDGIGDCDGTDGELLDNEVGNLRSGRLVAPDEGAHEDEEPALVATDVGIDGAAASAEEAAIHIVDEDSLPG; encoded by the coding sequence GTGGACAGCGCCGACGGCTGGGGGGACGACGTCTATCAACCCGATCCATCGGAGATCCCGGAGGATTCGGGGGTGCTCGACGTCGAGGACACACTGGACTTCGACGGCATCGCCGAACCGCTCGACCGCGGCTGGTCCCCTCCCGAGCGACCGTGGGCGGTGGAACACATCGGTGTGACGGCTGCCGAACGCAAGGCCGGTGAGAGCCTCGACCAGCGGCTCGCCGAGGAGCTGCCCGACCTGGCCACCCCGAGCGGCGACGGCATCGGTGACTGTGACGGCACGGACGGGGAACTCCTCGACAACGAGGTCGGCAACCTCCGCTCCGGCCGGCTGGTCGCCCCCGACGAGGGTGCACACGAGGATGAGGAGCCCGCTCTCGTCGCCACCGACGTCGGGATCGACGGTGCCGCCGCCTCCGCGGAGGAAGCGGCGATCCACATCGTCGACGAGGACTCGCTCCCGGGCTGA
- a CDS encoding ABC transporter ATP-binding protein, translating into MIGVAPPAYDPAAPTTATTLPVGTAATVRAYVSELFRRHRRAFLLLVTVNTAAVIASMVGPYLLGDLVQRVTDGSRELHLGLTTTLFVLALAVQAAFVRQVRLRGAMLGERMLADLREDFLVRSVGLPPGVLERAGTGDLLSRITTDIDRLANAMREAVPQLAIGFVWALLLLGGLVVTAPPLAAAVLLAVPVLVAGCRWYFKRAPSGYRSEAAGYAAVAAALAETVDAGHTIEAHRLGARRIALSERRIKEWTAWERYTLWLRSVLFPVINAVHVIVLGSVLMVGGVLVLHGWLDVGRLITGALIAQMLVDPVNLILRWYDEVQVAQVSLARLVGVREVEPDAGDAALVPDGRDVRADRVHFGYREGVDVLRTVSLEVAPGTRLALVGPSGAGKSTLGRLLAGIYAPRDGRVTLGGAELSRMPAERVRSHVALVNQEHHVFVGSLRDNLLLARTGATDAELWAALGAVDADGWARALDDGLDTEVGSGGLGLTPAQAQQIALGRLVLADPHTLVLDEATSLLDPRAARHLERSLARVLDGRTVVAIAHRLHTAHDADVIAVVENGRISELGSHDELVAADGAYAALWRSWHG; encoded by the coding sequence ATGATCGGCGTTGCGCCACCGGCCTACGACCCGGCGGCCCCGACGACCGCCACGACCCTGCCCGTCGGCACCGCCGCCACCGTGCGCGCCTATGTCAGCGAGCTGTTCCGCCGGCACCGCCGGGCCTTCCTGCTGCTCGTGACCGTCAACACGGCGGCCGTCATCGCCTCCATGGTGGGTCCGTACCTGCTCGGTGACCTGGTCCAGCGGGTGACGGACGGCTCCCGGGAGCTGCACCTGGGCCTGACCACGACGCTCTTCGTGCTGGCACTGGCCGTGCAGGCCGCCTTCGTCCGGCAGGTGCGGCTGCGGGGCGCGATGCTGGGCGAGCGGATGCTGGCCGACCTGCGCGAGGACTTCCTCGTCCGGTCCGTCGGGCTGCCGCCCGGCGTGCTGGAACGGGCCGGCACCGGTGACCTCCTCTCCCGGATCACCACCGACATCGACCGTCTCGCCAACGCGATGCGCGAGGCCGTACCGCAGTTGGCCATCGGTTTCGTGTGGGCACTGCTGCTGCTCGGCGGACTCGTGGTGACGGCCCCGCCACTGGCCGCCGCCGTGCTGCTCGCGGTACCGGTACTGGTGGCCGGCTGCCGCTGGTACTTCAAGCGGGCACCCTCCGGCTACCGCTCCGAGGCCGCCGGGTACGCCGCCGTCGCCGCCGCGCTCGCCGAAACCGTGGACGCCGGCCACACCATCGAGGCGCACCGCCTCGGCGCCCGCCGCATCGCCCTTTCCGAGCGACGGATCAAGGAATGGACCGCCTGGGAGCGCTACACCCTCTGGCTCCGCTCGGTGCTCTTCCCGGTCATCAACGCCGTGCACGTCATCGTGCTCGGCTCGGTCCTGATGGTCGGCGGAGTGCTCGTCCTGCACGGCTGGCTGGACGTGGGCCGGCTGATCACGGGGGCGCTCATCGCGCAGATGCTCGTCGACCCGGTGAACCTGATCCTGCGCTGGTACGACGAGGTGCAGGTCGCCCAGGTCTCGCTGGCCCGCCTGGTCGGCGTACGGGAGGTCGAGCCCGACGCGGGGGACGCCGCACTGGTGCCCGACGGGCGGGACGTGCGCGCCGACCGGGTCCACTTCGGCTACCGCGAGGGCGTCGACGTCCTGCGCACGGTCTCCCTGGAGGTCGCGCCGGGCACCCGGCTGGCCCTGGTGGGCCCGTCCGGCGCGGGCAAGTCGACCCTGGGCCGGCTCCTCGCCGGGATCTACGCGCCCCGGGACGGCCGGGTCACCCTGGGCGGGGCCGAGCTGTCCCGCATGCCCGCGGAACGCGTACGCTCGCACGTCGCCCTGGTCAACCAGGAACACCATGTCTTCGTGGGCTCCCTGCGTGACAACCTCCTGCTGGCCCGCACCGGTGCCACGGACGCCGAGCTGTGGGCGGCGCTGGGCGCGGTCGACGCGGACGGCTGGGCGCGGGCACTCGACGACGGCCTGGACACCGAGGTCGGCTCCGGCGGACTCGGCCTGACCCCGGCGCAGGCCCAGCAGATCGCGCTGGGCCGGCTGGTGCTGGCCGATCCGCACACGCTGGTCCTGGACGAGGCGACCTCGCTGCTCGACCCGCGCGCGGCCCGCCATCTGGAACGCTCGCTGGCGCGGGTCCTCGACGGCCGCACCGTCGTCGCCATCGCCCACCGTCTGCACACCGCCCACGACGCCGACGTGATCGCGGTGGTGGAGAACGGCCGGATCAGCGAGCTGGGCAGCCACGACGAGCTGGTCGCCGCGGATGGGGCGTACGCGGCGCTGTGGCGGTCCTGGCACGGGTGA
- a CDS encoding ABC transporter ATP-binding protein: MQIQDLPYSDPGVPDARSGPRFLWWLWRNQLGGQLKALAWGLLHFVGVSALPFCVGLAVQAVIDHSGTRLALTGGLMLVCGTAIAVGDTFLHRSAVTNWITAAARVQQLLARRAALLGSALTRRVAAGEVVAVSTGDVEKIGWFVEAVSRFTAAALTALIVCVALLVYQPALGVVVAVGLPFVALAVLPLLPRATRRADEQRAKAGRATELASDTVAGLRVLRGIGGEELFLDRYRSASQEVRHAAVRSARMWSLISAVQVLLPGLLLIAVVWHGIHLARQGRITVGELVTVYSAVMILNYPLRHFEEIAMAYSFSRPSASRAARVLSLERSTTLRTDKDGHQNSAEAAAEAEMPAGDLYDPVTGLLAPAGRFTAVVCGDPDAAGTLAERLGGHPTEPDRSVLLGGEPLDELPLDTARTAVLVQDKDPVLLSGTLRELLDVPASGAVGAADALAAAQCGDVLDALVQGSLDTADPMDARITERGRSLSGGQRQRLALARSLITDPEVLVLDEPTSAVDSHTEARIADGLRRLRSERTTVAFTSSPLLLDRADRVVLVHEGEIVAVGTHRELVDSEPRYRAVVTRETDEEPAGTREEPAGTGERAAGSDDGVLMELEHMEESA, encoded by the coding sequence ATGCAGATTCAAGACCTTCCGTATTCCGATCCGGGCGTTCCCGACGCGCGTTCGGGTCCCCGATTCCTGTGGTGGCTCTGGCGCAACCAGCTGGGCGGACAGCTAAAGGCGCTCGCCTGGGGCCTGCTGCACTTCGTCGGCGTCTCCGCGCTGCCCTTCTGTGTCGGTCTGGCCGTGCAGGCCGTCATCGACCACTCCGGCACCCGGCTCGCGCTGACGGGTGGTCTGATGCTGGTCTGCGGCACGGCCATCGCGGTCGGCGACACCTTCCTGCACCGGTCCGCCGTCACCAACTGGATCACCGCCGCCGCCCGCGTCCAGCAACTGCTGGCCCGCAGAGCCGCCCTACTGGGCTCCGCCCTGACCCGGCGGGTCGCGGCCGGTGAGGTCGTGGCCGTCTCCACCGGTGACGTGGAGAAGATCGGCTGGTTCGTCGAAGCCGTCTCCCGTTTCACCGCCGCCGCGCTGACCGCCCTGATCGTCTGCGTCGCCCTGCTCGTCTACCAGCCGGCGCTCGGCGTGGTCGTCGCCGTCGGGCTGCCTTTCGTGGCGCTCGCGGTGCTTCCCCTGCTGCCCCGGGCGACGCGCCGCGCCGACGAGCAGCGCGCGAAGGCGGGCCGTGCCACGGAGCTGGCCTCGGACACCGTCGCGGGGCTGCGGGTGCTGCGCGGCATCGGTGGCGAGGAGCTGTTCCTCGACCGCTACCGCAGCGCCTCGCAGGAGGTACGGCACGCCGCCGTGCGCAGCGCCCGTATGTGGTCGCTGATCTCCGCCGTCCAGGTGCTGCTGCCCGGTCTGCTGCTCATCGCGGTCGTCTGGCACGGCATCCACCTGGCCCGCCAGGGCCGCATCACGGTCGGCGAACTCGTCACCGTCTACAGCGCCGTCATGATCCTCAACTACCCGCTGCGGCACTTCGAGGAGATCGCCATGGCGTACTCCTTCTCCCGTCCCTCGGCCAGCCGGGCCGCGCGGGTGCTGTCGCTGGAACGGTCCACCACCCTCCGCACGGACAAGGACGGCCACCAGAACTCGGCCGAGGCCGCAGCCGAGGCCGAGATGCCGGCCGGTGACCTGTACGACCCGGTGACCGGTCTGCTCGCCCCCGCCGGCCGGTTCACCGCCGTGGTGTGCGGCGACCCCGACGCGGCAGGCACACTCGCCGAGCGGCTGGGCGGCCACCCGACGGAACCGGACCGGTCGGTGCTCCTCGGCGGGGAGCCCCTGGACGAGCTGCCCCTCGACACCGCCCGGACCGCCGTCCTCGTCCAGGACAAGGACCCGGTGCTGCTGTCCGGTACGCTGCGCGAGCTGCTCGACGTACCCGCCTCCGGAGCCGTAGGAGCCGCGGACGCGCTGGCCGCAGCCCAGTGCGGGGACGTGCTGGACGCGCTCGTACAGGGCTCGCTCGACACCGCCGACCCGATGGACGCCCGCATCACCGAGCGCGGGCGCTCCCTGTCCGGCGGCCAGCGCCAGCGCCTCGCACTCGCCCGATCGCTGATCACCGATCCGGAGGTGCTGGTGCTGGACGAGCCGACCTCCGCGGTCGACTCGCACACCGAGGCACGCATCGCGGACGGTCTGCGCCGGCTGCGGTCGGAGCGGACGACGGTCGCGTTCACCTCCTCCCCGCTGCTGCTCGACCGCGCGGACCGGGTCGTCCTCGTCCATGAGGGCGAGATCGTCGCGGTCGGCACGCACCGGGAACTGGTCGACAGCGAGCCGCGGTACCGGGCCGTGGTGACCCGCGAGACCGACGAGGAGCCGGCCGGGACCCGTGAGGAGCCGGCCGGGACCGGCGAGAGGGCGGCCGGTTCCGACGACGGCGTGCTGATGGAACTGGAACACATGGAGGAAAGCGCATGA
- a CDS encoding L,D-transpeptidase family protein — protein MTLAAAAFGALLATLSACGTATSGPAPARSGHGAQGPLGRTPTVSSAPSTDPTRIPGVGDHLYRRIPAGSRQVVAVYGEDDDSAESRLVLYTRRASAWRPAGSWPAHNGRGGWTTEHHEGDERSPTGVFTLTDAGGVLPDPGTRLPYDQDEDAYAPPAEWDEAHQHDFDYVIAIDYNRLKGTPPRDATRPRGRSKGGGIWLHMDHGSGTSACVSVSKEAMEYLLRTLDPAREPVVVMGDRATLRA, from the coding sequence ATGACGCTCGCGGCGGCGGCTTTCGGAGCCCTCCTCGCGACGCTCTCCGCCTGCGGCACGGCCACTTCCGGACCCGCCCCCGCCCGCAGCGGGCACGGCGCTCAGGGCCCGCTCGGGCGGACTCCCACCGTGTCCTCCGCCCCCTCGACCGATCCGACGCGCATCCCGGGCGTCGGCGACCACCTGTATCGGCGGATTCCCGCCGGTTCCCGACAGGTCGTGGCCGTGTACGGCGAGGACGACGACTCGGCCGAGTCCCGGCTGGTGCTGTACACGCGGCGGGCCTCCGCGTGGCGTCCGGCGGGCAGTTGGCCCGCTCACAACGGGCGCGGTGGCTGGACCACCGAACATCACGAGGGTGACGAGCGCAGCCCGACCGGGGTGTTCACCCTGACCGACGCGGGCGGTGTGCTCCCCGACCCGGGCACCCGGCTGCCCTACGACCAGGACGAGGATGCCTACGCGCCCCCGGCCGAGTGGGACGAGGCGCATCAGCACGACTTCGACTACGTCATCGCCATCGACTACAACCGCCTCAAGGGCACCCCGCCGCGCGACGCCACCCGCCCCCGGGGTCGGAGCAAGGGCGGCGGCATCTGGCTGCACATGGACCACGGCAGCGGCACCTCGGCCTGCGTCAGCGTCTCCAAGGAGGCCATGGAGTACCTGCTGCGCACGCTCGACCCCGCTCGCGAACCCGTAGTGGTGATGGGGGACAGGGCGACCCTGAGGGCCTAG
- a CDS encoding N-acetylmuramoyl-L-alanine amidase has translation MIASAAVLSPLLILPMYGTDDAADQRLQDAFTDAAREFHVPRSVLMSVSYMQSRWDSHPGAPSVAGGFGPMHLVDAQRDRAPAREPSPRPPEGGPTPPLVGAAGPLVENTADASSTRAVRPADLRQAARLIRSPAGRLRTDAAANVRGGAALLAATQRQLGNPLSTDPADWWEAVARFPGTRDVTSAATYADDVFALIRRGTHRTTAEGQDVTLPASPGVKPHTRPHNPPQPKNVECPAELSCDWLGAPYEEIDDNEYGNHDLADRPRDQSIEYIVIHDTEAVLPNMLKTVQDPTESSWHYSIRSSDGHVIQHVRTKDEAWHSGNQFVNARSIGIEHEGFLRQPGTWYSEPMYRASARLVRYLAKKYGIPLDRQHIFGHDNVPSPTADSIPDMHDDPGPFWDWRHYFDLLGAPLRATAGPDSDMVTILPDFAKNKPRYTGCADSGSPCPPHGSSAVRLHTEPDENAPLIQDPGRKPDGDDSTEDVNDLGSRVSTGQTFAVAGRSGDWTAIWYQGHKAWFSNPGKQPTAVGAAGRMVTPKQGRDEIPVYGRALPEEEAYPEDVPEQPESPLPYSLLAGQRYVTQSRVGSSYTARSSFTDVPNPVVWGRERYYEIQFGHRLAYVRASDVDVVDTPRTAGPPARKDSPADR, from the coding sequence GTGATCGCGTCGGCGGCTGTGCTGTCGCCCCTGCTGATCCTTCCGATGTACGGCACCGACGATGCGGCGGACCAGCGTCTTCAGGACGCCTTCACGGACGCCGCGCGCGAGTTCCACGTACCGCGCAGCGTGCTCATGAGCGTGTCCTACATGCAGTCCCGGTGGGACTCCCATCCGGGCGCGCCCAGCGTCGCGGGCGGCTTCGGGCCGATGCATCTGGTGGACGCGCAACGCGACCGGGCCCCGGCGCGCGAACCCAGCCCAAGGCCGCCCGAGGGCGGCCCCACCCCGCCGCTCGTGGGGGCGGCGGGCCCGCTCGTCGAAAACACCGCGGACGCCTCGTCCACCCGCGCCGTACGGCCCGCGGACCTGCGACAGGCGGCCCGGCTCATCCGGTCCCCCGCCGGACGCCTGCGCACGGACGCCGCCGCCAACGTGCGCGGCGGCGCGGCCCTCCTGGCGGCCACGCAGCGCCAGCTCGGCAATCCGCTCAGCACCGACCCGGCGGACTGGTGGGAGGCGGTGGCCCGCTTCCCGGGCACACGGGACGTCACGTCGGCCGCGACGTACGCCGACGACGTCTTCGCCCTCATCCGGCGCGGAACACACCGCACCACCGCCGAAGGGCAGGACGTCACCCTTCCCGCCTCCCCCGGCGTGAAGCCGCACACCCGCCCGCACAACCCCCCGCAGCCGAAGAACGTCGAGTGCCCCGCCGAGCTGTCCTGCGACTGGCTCGGCGCGCCGTACGAGGAGATCGACGACAACGAGTACGGCAACCACGACCTCGCCGACCGGCCCCGCGACCAGTCGATCGAGTACATCGTCATCCACGACACCGAGGCCGTGCTGCCGAACATGCTCAAGACCGTGCAGGACCCGACGGAGTCGTCCTGGCACTACTCGATCCGTTCCAGCGACGGTCACGTCATCCAGCACGTCAGGACGAAGGACGAGGCCTGGCACTCCGGCAACCAGTTCGTGAACGCCCGCTCCATCGGCATCGAACACGAGGGTTTCCTCCGGCAGCCCGGCACCTGGTACTCGGAACCGATGTACCGGGCCTCGGCCCGCCTGGTGCGGTACCTGGCGAAGAAGTACGGCATCCCGCTCGACCGGCAGCACATCTTCGGCCACGACAACGTGCCGTCCCCGACCGCCGACTCGATCCCCGACATGCACGACGACCCCGGCCCCTTCTGGGACTGGCGGCACTACTTCGACCTCCTCGGCGCGCCGCTGCGGGCGACGGCCGGACCGGACAGCGACATGGTGACCATCCTGCCGGACTTCGCCAAGAACAAGCCTCGGTACACGGGGTGCGCCGACAGCGGTTCACCGTGTCCGCCGCACGGATCCAGTGCCGTACGGCTGCACACCGAACCGGACGAGAACGCCCCGCTGATCCAGGACCCGGGCCGCAAACCGGACGGCGACGACTCCACGGAGGACGTCAACGACCTTGGATCGCGCGTCTCCACCGGCCAGACGTTCGCCGTCGCCGGCCGCAGCGGTGACTGGACCGCCATCTGGTACCAGGGACACAAAGCGTGGTTCAGCAACCCCGGGAAGCAGCCGACCGCCGTCGGTGCGGCCGGGCGCATGGTCACACCGAAGCAGGGCCGGGACGAGATCCCGGTGTACGGACGTGCCCTCCCGGAGGAGGAGGCCTACCCGGAGGACGTGCCGGAGCAGCCCGAATCACCGCTCCCGTACAGCCTCCTCGCGGGCCAGCGGTACGTCACCCAGTCCCGCGTCGGCAGCTCCTACACCGCCCGGTCGTCCTTCACCGACGTGCCCAACCCGGTGGTGTGGGGCCGGGAACGCTACTACGAGATCCAGTTCGGCCATCGGCTCGCGTACGTCCGGGCAAGCGACGTGGACGTGGTGGACACTCCTCGCACGGCGGGCCCACCGGCACGCAAGGACAGCCCGGCGGACCGATGA
- a CDS encoding M1 family metallopeptidase, with protein MAIALTGSLALPGSSAPPGGGLFTDGDRHAGHGTPAPGASAGPVPSPGAPGIGDPLMPLAGNGGYTVRRYTLDFDWRAPRTPFEAGATISATATQALSRFDLDFAGNTLHHVTVNGARATAERRADELVITPAKPLPRGSAFTVRVTYTADPARSRHRDDAIQDYGWVPTPDGTLLCAQPDGARMIFPSNDHPSLRAPVTFRITTPAGLTAVANGRLVGTVRRSDGRVRRTYDSEQPIAAQLVQMAIGRFTLVDSSGPHGLPLRDVVPDTLVTDTEAHRALTPEHLAWLERRLGPYPFRRYGVLVGDTDLPVALETQSLSVLPKDDLLGDRVDAERNLVHELTHHWTGDSVAIRRWSDLWLSEGHARFYERLYSDEHGGVSLESAMRAAYEQHDQWRHDDGAPAEPTEATLFKVMRYDGSALVLFALREKVGAQPFGRIERAWVTEYRGRAAGTRDFIALASRIAGEDLHPFLTPWLYGAHTPPMPGHPDWQVDPVED; from the coding sequence GTGGCGATCGCACTGACCGGATCCCTCGCCCTCCCCGGATCCTCGGCGCCCCCCGGTGGCGGCCTCTTCACCGACGGAGACCGGCACGCGGGCCACGGCACTCCCGCCCCCGGCGCCTCGGCGGGCCCGGTCCCCTCCCCCGGCGCGCCGGGCATCGGCGACCCACTGATGCCGCTGGCCGGCAACGGCGGTTACACCGTCCGCCGTTACACGCTCGACTTCGACTGGCGGGCGCCGCGGACACCGTTCGAGGCAGGCGCCACCATCAGCGCCACCGCCACCCAGGCGCTGTCCCGCTTCGACCTGGACTTCGCGGGCAACACGCTGCATCACGTCACCGTCAACGGCGCGCGGGCCACCGCCGAACGCAGGGCCGACGAACTCGTCATCACGCCCGCGAAGCCGCTCCCCCGCGGCAGCGCGTTCACCGTCCGCGTCACCTACACCGCCGATCCGGCCCGCAGCCGGCACCGCGACGACGCCATCCAGGACTACGGCTGGGTTCCCACGCCCGACGGCACCCTGCTCTGCGCACAGCCCGACGGCGCCAGGATGATCTTCCCCTCGAACGACCACCCGAGCCTGCGGGCACCGGTCACCTTCCGGATCACCACCCCCGCGGGGCTGACCGCGGTGGCCAACGGCCGGCTCGTCGGCACCGTCCGGCGGTCCGACGGCCGCGTCCGACGGACCTACGACTCCGAACAGCCGATCGCCGCACAACTGGTCCAGATGGCGATCGGGAGGTTCACGCTCGTCGACAGCAGCGGCCCGCACGGACTGCCCCTCCGGGACGTTGTCCCCGACACCCTGGTCACGGACACCGAGGCCCACCGCGCGCTCACTCCGGAACACCTGGCGTGGCTGGAACGGCGCCTCGGCCCGTACCCGTTCCGCCGCTACGGCGTGCTGGTCGGGGACACCGACCTGCCCGTGGCCCTGGAGACACAGTCGCTGTCCGTCCTGCCGAAGGACGACCTGCTGGGTGACCGGGTCGACGCCGAACGCAATCTCGTCCACGAGCTGACGCACCACTGGACGGGAGACAGCGTCGCCATCCGGCGCTGGTCCGACCTGTGGCTCAGCGAGGGACACGCCCGCTTCTACGAACGTCTGTACTCCGACGAGCACGGCGGCGTGAGCCTGGAGTCCGCGATGCGGGCGGCCTACGAACAGCACGACCAGTGGCGGCACGACGACGGCGCGCCGGCCGAGCCCACCGAGGCGACACTCTTCAAGGTCATGCGGTACGACGGCTCGGCGCTGGTGCTGTTCGCACTGCGGGAGAAGGTCGGCGCGCAGCCCTTCGGCAGGATCGAGCGGGCCTGGGTGACCGAGTACCGGGGTCGCGCGGCCGGCACCCGGGACTTCATCGCGCTCGCGTCCCGGATCGCGGGCGAGGACCTGCATCCCTTCCTGACCCCGTGGCTGTACGGAGCGCACACCCCGCCCATGCCCGGCCACCCCGACTGGCAGGTGGATCCGGTCGAGGACTGA
- a CDS encoding MarR family winged helix-turn-helix transcriptional regulator: protein MTTPDPDGLLAEQLLRLTRRVHRIQKRHLEQHDLGITPAQSRLLRTLAHYASPPRMADLAERLEVVPRAVTTLVDGLEASGRVRRVPDPANRRVTRIELTDEGRSTLGELRAARRSAAAEMLAPLTEKERQVLGVLLDTLVDGDAQQSC from the coding sequence ATGACCACCCCCGATCCCGACGGCCTGCTCGCCGAGCAGTTGCTACGGCTCACCCGCCGGGTGCACCGCATCCAGAAACGTCATCTGGAACAGCATGACCTGGGCATCACCCCGGCGCAGTCCCGGTTGCTGCGCACCCTGGCGCACTACGCCTCACCTCCACGCATGGCCGATCTCGCCGAGCGCCTGGAGGTCGTGCCCCGCGCGGTGACGACGCTGGTCGACGGGTTGGAGGCGAGCGGCCGGGTGCGGCGGGTGCCGGATCCGGCGAACCGGCGCGTGACCCGGATCGAGCTGACGGACGAGGGTCGCAGCACCCTGGGTGAGCTGCGTGCCGCACGCCGCTCGGCGGCGGCGGAGATGCTCGCCCCCCTCACCGAGAAGGAGCGCCAGGTGCTCGGGGTACTGCTCGACACACTGGTCGACGGGGACGCCCAGCAGTCCTGCTGA
- a CDS encoding ABC transporter ATP-binding protein encodes MHPDREPSWTPPADAGEQPRQVRRILKLFRPYRGRLLIVGLLVGASSLASVATPFLLRETLDVAIPEGRTGLLSLLALGMILSAVLSSVFGVLQTLISTTVGQRVMHDLRTAVYGRLQRMSLAFFTRTRTGEVQSRIANDIGGMQATVTSTATSLVSNVTSVVATIVAMTALDWRLTTVSLLLLPAFVWISRRVGNERKRITTQRQKQMAAMAATVTESLSVSGILLGRTMGRSDSLTASFAEESECLVDLEVRSNMAGRWRMAVITVVMAAMPAVIYWTAGLALRFGGPEVTLGTIVAFVSLQQGLFRPAVSLLATGVQIQTSLALFQRIFEYLDLPIDITERERPVRLDRIKGEVRFEKVEFHYDGKGGPVLDGVDVTVPAGGSLAVVGPTGAGKSTLGCLVPRLYDVTGGRVTVDGVDVRDLDFDTLARAVGVVSQETYLFHASVADNLRFAKPDADDEELYAAARAAQIHDHIAALPDGYDTIVGERGHRFSGGEKQRLAIARTILRDPPVLILDEATSALDTRTEAAVQQAIDALSADRTTITIAHRLSTVRGADQIVVLDSGRVAERGTHEELLELDGRYAALVRRDAQLQPTS; translated from the coding sequence ATGCACCCCGACCGTGAACCCTCCTGGACCCCACCTGCCGACGCCGGCGAACAGCCCCGGCAGGTGCGCCGCATCCTGAAGCTCTTCCGCCCCTATCGCGGGCGCCTCCTGATCGTCGGCCTGCTCGTCGGCGCCTCGTCACTGGCGTCGGTGGCCACCCCCTTCCTGCTCAGGGAGACCCTCGACGTCGCGATCCCCGAGGGCCGCACCGGACTGCTGAGCCTGCTCGCGCTCGGCATGATCCTCAGCGCCGTCCTGTCCAGCGTCTTCGGTGTGCTCCAGACGCTCATCTCCACCACGGTGGGCCAGCGGGTCATGCACGACCTGCGCACCGCCGTCTACGGCCGGCTGCAACGCATGTCGCTGGCCTTCTTCACCCGCACCCGCACCGGCGAGGTGCAGTCCCGCATCGCCAATGACATCGGCGGCATGCAGGCCACCGTCACCTCCACCGCCACCTCCCTGGTCTCCAACGTCACCAGCGTGGTCGCCACGATCGTCGCGATGACCGCCCTGGACTGGCGGCTGACAACCGTCTCCCTGCTCCTGCTCCCGGCGTTCGTCTGGATCAGCCGCCGGGTCGGCAACGAACGCAAGAGAATCACCACCCAGCGGCAGAAACAGATGGCCGCGATGGCGGCCACGGTCACGGAGTCGCTCTCGGTCAGCGGCATCCTCCTCGGCCGCACCATGGGCCGTTCCGACTCGCTCACCGCGTCCTTCGCGGAGGAGTCCGAGTGCCTCGTCGACCTGGAAGTGCGGTCGAACATGGCCGGCCGTTGGCGCATGGCCGTGATCACCGTCGTCATGGCCGCGATGCCCGCCGTCATCTACTGGACCGCGGGCCTCGCCCTCCGGTTCGGCGGCCCCGAGGTGACCCTCGGCACCATCGTCGCCTTCGTCTCGCTCCAGCAGGGCCTGTTCCGCCCGGCCGTGAGCCTGCTCGCGACCGGCGTCCAGATCCAGACCTCGCTCGCGCTCTTCCAGCGCATCTTCGAGTACCTGGACCTGCCCATCGACATCACCGAACGCGAGCGGCCCGTCCGGCTGGACCGGATCAAGGGCGAAGTCCGCTTCGAAAAGGTCGAGTTCCACTATGACGGCAAGGGCGGCCCCGTCCTCGACGGCGTCGACGTCACCGTCCCCGCCGGCGGCAGCCTCGCCGTCGTCGGCCCGACCGGCGCAGGCAAGTCCACGCTCGGCTGTCTGGTCCCCCGCCTGTACGACGTCACCGGTGGCCGCGTCACCGTGGACGGCGTCGACGTCCGCGACCTGGACTTCGACACCCTCGCCCGCGCGGTCGGCGTCGTCTCGCAGGAGACGTACCTCTTCCACGCCTCCGTCGCCGACAACCTCCGCTTCGCCAAGCCGGACGCCGACGACGAGGAGCTGTACGCGGCGGCGAGGGCGGCACAGATCCACGACCACATAGCCGCGCTGCCCGACGGCTACGACACGATCGTCGGCGAACGCGGCCACCGCTTCTCCGGCGGTGAGAAGCAGCGCCTCGCGATAGCCCGCACCATCCTGCGCGACCCGCCGGTCCTCATACTCGACGAGGCGACCAGCGCACTGGACACCCGCACGGAGGCCGCCGTACAGCAAGCCATCGACGCGCTCTCGGCCGACCGGACGACGATCACCATCGCCCACCGCCTGTCGACGGTGCGCGGTGCCGACCAGATCGTGGTGCTGGACTCGGGGCGGGTCGCCGAACGCGGCACGCACGAGGAACTGCTGGAACTGGACGGCCGGTACGCGGCCCTGGTGCGCCGGGACGCGCAACTGCAACCGACAAGCTGA